A region from the Candidatus Tenderia electrophaga genome encodes:
- a CDS encoding nitrate ABC transporter substrate-binding protein has protein sequence MSNKSLGNPFDPHISLKHAKGCGCSTCATGQTVDGELKQPLEQGAAESEALNSSEAIMDRAIESAIVRGMFGHDEMSRRSFMGMVGGGTMAAILGSLLPMDAVKAAVKDSLGPLEKKKLNIGFVPITCATPIIMAHPMGFYEKYGLDVDVIKTAGWAVARDKSLNKEYDASHMLTPMPLAMSMGAGSSAEPYIMPAVENINGQAIVLHVDHKDKRDPKQWKGFKFGVPFEYSMHNFLLRYYVAEHGLDPDQDIQIRVVPPPEMVANLRAGNLDGYLSPDPFNQRAVWEKVGFLHTLTKDIWEGHPCCAFACSKEFAVSNPNTYGALLRAIIDATHYSSNTNNRKEISEAIAPKNYLNQPVPVIEQVLTGYYADGLGEIKNVPDRIDFDPFPWHSMAVWILTQMKRWGYIEGDVDYKKIAEEVYLAADCAQVMKELGYEPPGKTYENYTIMGKTFDYNKPEEYLKSFAIGRT, from the coding sequence ATGTCCAACAAGAGCCTAGGTAACCCCTTCGATCCCCATATCAGTCTCAAACACGCCAAAGGCTGCGGCTGTTCTACCTGTGCAACAGGTCAGACGGTCGACGGCGAACTCAAGCAGCCGCTCGAGCAGGGCGCCGCTGAGTCTGAGGCACTGAACAGTTCCGAAGCAATCATGGACCGCGCCATCGAGAGCGCCATCGTGCGCGGCATGTTCGGCCATGACGAAATGAGCCGGCGTTCCTTCATGGGCATGGTGGGTGGCGGCACCATGGCGGCTATTCTTGGTTCGCTGTTGCCCATGGATGCGGTCAAGGCGGCGGTCAAGGACAGCCTGGGTCCATTGGAGAAGAAGAAACTCAATATCGGCTTCGTGCCCATCACCTGCGCCACGCCCATCATCATGGCCCATCCCATGGGCTTTTATGAGAAGTACGGCCTGGACGTGGATGTGATCAAGACCGCCGGCTGGGCGGTGGCGCGCGACAAATCGCTCAACAAGGAATACGACGCCTCGCACATGCTCACCCCTATGCCCTTGGCTATGAGCATGGGCGCCGGCTCCAGCGCCGAGCCCTACATCATGCCGGCGGTGGAGAACATCAACGGCCAGGCCATCGTGCTGCATGTGGATCACAAGGACAAACGCGATCCCAAGCAGTGGAAGGGCTTCAAGTTCGGCGTGCCCTTCGAATACTCCATGCATAATTTCCTGCTGCGCTACTACGTCGCCGAGCACGGCCTGGACCCGGACCAGGACATCCAGATCCGCGTGGTGCCGCCGCCCGAGATGGTGGCCAACCTGCGCGCCGGCAACCTGGACGGTTATCTCTCCCCCGATCCGTTCAACCAGCGTGCCGTGTGGGAGAAGGTGGGCTTTCTGCACACCCTCACCAAGGACATCTGGGAGGGCCACCCCTGCTGTGCCTTCGCCTGTTCCAAGGAGTTTGCGGTGAGCAACCCCAACACCTACGGTGCCTTGCTGCGTGCCATCATCGATGCTACTCATTATTCCTCCAATACCAACAACCGCAAGGAGATCTCCGAGGCCATCGCGCCCAAGAACTATCTCAACCAACCGGTGCCGGTGATCGAGCAAGTGCTGACCGGTTATTACGCCGATGGCCTGGGCGAGATCAAGAACGTGCCCGATCGCATCGACTTCGATCCCTTCCCCTGGCACTCCATGGCGGTGTGGATCCTCACCCAGATGAAACGCTGGGGCTATATCGAGGGCGATGTGGACTACAAGAAGATCGCCGAAGAGGTCTATCTGGCCGCCGATTGCGCCCAGGTGATGAAGGAGCTGGGCTACGAGCCGCCCGGCAAGACCTATGAAAACTACACCATCATGGGCAAGACCTTCGACTACAACAAGCCGGAGGAATACCTGAAGAGCTTCGCTATCGGGAGGACATGA